Below is a window of bacterium DNA.
GGGTGCCGGCGGTGCGATCGAGGGTGATGTATTCGAGGCCGATGTCGAGAAGGAATTTTAGGCGCCCCTGAATCTCCTTCAGGATCTGGCTGGCGATTGTCTGGTCGCGAGGGCTGAGGATGGGAGCGGCGCCGTTCGCGCCGGCCAAGCCGGTGGCCCAGTCCCAGGCGGCGGCGACGGACATGCCGGTGACGGCCATGATATGGCGACCGCCGATGAGCACCGACAACGCCTCTGGCTTAAGGCGCTTTCCCTCGCAGCGCAGGCAGGGCTGCGACGTCATGTAGCGCTCGATCTCAGCGCGCATGTACTCGGACTCGGTCTTCTGGTAGCGGCGCTCCATGTTCTGGATGACGCCTTCGAAATTCTCCTGGAACTCCCAGACGCGGTCGTGGTGGTGGCGAGAGCGGTGGCGGACCATGACGGCTTCGGTGCCGGCGCCGTGGAGCAGGAGATCGACCTGCTCCTTCTTCAGCGACTTCACCGGCTTGTCCATGGGAATGCCGTGCTTACTGGCGACGGCCTCGAGGATGGAGCCGTACCAAGGGGTGGACGTTCCGGCGTGCGCCCAAGGGTAGATCGCGCCCTGGGAGAGGGTGAGATCGCGGTCTGGGATCACGAGCTCGGGATCGACAACCAGCTTGGTGCCAAGGCCGGTGCATTCGGGACAGGCGCCGTAGGGGCTGTTGAAGGAGAAGATGCGCGGCGCCATCTCGGGGATGGTCACCCCGCACGCAACGCAGGTGAACTCCTGGCTGAAGAGAAATTCGGGGCCGCCCTCTTCTTGAAAGGTGACGAGTCCCTTGGACATCATCAGCGCGGTCTCGATCGAATCGGCGAGGCGCCGCTCGATGCCCGGCTTGATGAGCAGGCGGTCGATCACCACCTCGATGTTGTGCTTCATGTGGCGGGCCAGAACGATCTCTGCCCCGATCTCGTACATTCTCCCGTCCACGCGGACGCGGGTGTAGCCCTTCTTTTCCAGATCCTCGAGCTCCTTGCGGTAGACCCCCTTCCGGCCGCGCACGAGAGGGGCGAGAATCTGCAGATTCGTCCCCGTCCCGAGGACCATCGCCCGCTCAACCATTTGCGGCACGGTGAGGGCGTTCATCTCCTGGCCGCAGGAGGGGCAGTGCGGCACCCCGGCCCGGGCGTAGAGAAGCCGCATGTGGTCGTAAATCTCGGTCACCGTCCCCACGGTCGAGCGCGGGTTCTTGCCGACGGTCTTTTGCTCGATGGCGATGGTGGGCGAGAGGCCCTCGATGGAGTCCACATCGGGCTTATCAATCTGATCCATGAATTGCCGGGCGTAGGCCGAGAGGGACTCGATGTAGCGCCGCTGGCCCTCGCCGTAGAGGGTGTCGAAGGCGAGGCTGCTCTTCCCCGAGCCGCTGAGTCCGGTGAAGACGATCAGCTTGTCGCGTGGAATGTCGAGATTGAGATCTTTGAGGTTGTGCTCGCGCGCACCACGGATGACGATCTTGCGCTCACGCCGCACCCGGCCGTTCGTGGGACCCATTTTTCTCTCCGGCGGAATCCCCTGCGCAGCGCGCAGAAGGACAAGCATTTAACCTGTTAACATATCACGAAGGGCGGCAGGCTCCGAAGCGCAAAAAAAAAGAAACTTGGCCGCGGAGCGCCGGGCCGGATGGGAAGGAAAGTCTTATCGGGTGGAGAATCTAGTACCAGCAAAGACCCGCCGTCACGTTGATGTCCTGGCCGGTCATGTTCCTGCCTTCCTCCGAGCACAAAAAGACGCAGGCGGAGGCCACGTCCTCGGGCTGGACGAAGCGTTTGAGCGCCGCCCCGCCGGTGAAGACGGCCTCGGCCTCCTCGAGCGAGATGTTCTTCGCCTTGGCCTCGTTCTCCACCACGCGGCGGATGCGCTCGCCCTCCGTAGCACCCGGGCAAACCGTGTTCACCGTGACGCCGTAGGAGCCCACCTCAAAGGCAAGCGTCCGCGTGAGGCCGATGACCGCCATCTTCGATGACGTGTAGGCCGAGCGCGTCTCGAGGGGCCGCTTGCCGCTCATCGAGCTGATGTTGATGATCCGCCCCGAGCGGTTCTTTTTCATGATCGGGATCGTGTACTTGCAGGCGAGAAACATCCCCGTCACGTTGACGGCGAAGCACGCGTCCCAATCC
It encodes the following:
- a CDS encoding SDR family NAD(P)-dependent oxidoreductase; translated protein: MRLKDKVAIVTGASQGIGQVIALTMAREGAKVVLAARNEKNLQGTAKKIASLGASYIIVPTDITDEASVKNMVDKALGEWGTIDILVNNSGVAGPMMSMEDVPREDWDACFAVNVTGMFLACKYTIPIMKKNRSGRIINISSMSGKRPLETRSAYTSSKMAVIGLTRTLAFEVGSYGVTVNTVCPGATEGERIRRVVENEAKAKNISLEEAEAVFTGGAALKRFVQPEDVASACVFLCSEEGRNMTGQDINVTAGLCWY
- a CDS encoding excinuclease ABC subunit UvrA, with translation MGPTNGRVRRERKIVIRGAREHNLKDLNLDIPRDKLIVFTGLSGSGKSSLAFDTLYGEGQRRYIESLSAYARQFMDQIDKPDVDSIEGLSPTIAIEQKTVGKNPRSTVGTVTEIYDHMRLLYARAGVPHCPSCGQEMNALTVPQMVERAMVLGTGTNLQILAPLVRGRKGVYRKELEDLEKKGYTRVRVDGRMYEIGAEIVLARHMKHNIEVVIDRLLIKPGIERRLADSIETALMMSKGLVTFQEEGGPEFLFSQEFTCVACGVTIPEMAPRIFSFNSPYGACPECTGLGTKLVVDPELVIPDRDLTLSQGAIYPWAHAGTSTPWYGSILEAVASKHGIPMDKPVKSLKKEQVDLLLHGAGTEAVMVRHRSRHHHDRVWEFQENFEGVIQNMERRYQKTESEYMRAEIERYMTSQPCLRCEGKRLKPEALSVLIGGRHIMAVTGMSVAAAWDWATGLAGANGAAPILSPRDQTIASQILKEIQGRLKFLLDIGLEYITLDRTAGT